One genomic segment of Hordeum vulgare subsp. vulgare chromosome 2H, MorexV3_pseudomolecules_assembly, whole genome shotgun sequence includes these proteins:
- the LOC123424650 gene encoding NACHT, LRR and PYD domains-containing protein 13 isoform X1: protein MAAAGAKAVPPTLLSLCLQAVAAHLTADAAGSGRSGGCGAHFDGLVQELEEEEEEGGGHLAPEQVAEALPWELLHQLASYLPPFALELLHHGAHVRCCSSASLTDRFGEAGGNRRGTKRSRCEDFNTAWQALFEFRWPLHDNTGHDDLVTLDWQQKYWEKHLQECLDEAAEAASLPSFRGHIGELSMSDKTMSCVYLSENIAQQYSRLSYHWTILGSYARCLRFQNVLCTAEICDMLQHSRLETLVFVRIISELEVNAVCRLLSCHARTLLSLEFIHCQLYPAVMDKVCTSLYQPGSQNYKIQSFSIKSSRISESKSLTTSAGLLNFLSCAKSLQLLSFNDAKMQPSFAKIIIRTLLEASSGLHTLDMSENNFAGWFSTADRSSTSLSSALKSNTSLNSLTVLNLRGNNLQEGDMEDVCKILAKMSNLRNLDISDNPITDVGIRYLMPFLELALQRGNPLQRLRAENCDLSSIGVTKLLECLTSINKPLDMLSIADNHLGSSVAATLVKFLGSHVRELNVEDIGLGPIGFQILEEALPRKVNLSHINISKNRGGMRTAYFISRLILQAPNLVSVDAGSNLLPPESLEVICNALKQTTCNLARLDLMGNLQLSSAIFPAVFEFNKHGKPILLVPSEQGSCAPYDADP from the exons ATGGCTGCTGCCGGCGCGAAGGCGGTGCCGCCCACCTTGCTGTCGCTGTGCTTGCAGGCGGTCGCCGCGCATCTCACCGCCGACGCGGCAGGCTCGGGTCGATCCGGCGGGTGCGGTGCTCATTTCGACGGGCTCGTCCAGgagctcgaggaggaggaggaggagggtggcggcCACCTCGCGCCGGAGCAGGTCGCGGAGGCGCTGccttgggagcttctccaccagctGGCGTCCTATCTGCCGCCGTTCGCTCTCGAACTGCTCCATCACGGCGCCCATGTCCG ATGCTGCTCTTCTGCTTCACTTACCGATCGGTTCGGAGAGGCCGGCGGCAACAGACGTGGGACGAAACGTTCAAG GTGTGAAGACTTCAACACTGCATGGCAGGCATTGTTCGAATTTCGCTGGCCCCTCCACGATAACACTGGACATGATGACTTGGTTACTCTAGACTGGCAGCAGAAATACTGGGAAAAGCATCTGCAAGA GTGCCTGGATGAAGCTGCAGAGGCCGCGTCGCTTCCTTCATTTCGTGGGCATATTGGTGAGCTAAGTATGTCAG ATAAAACCATGAGTTGCGTTTACCTCAGTGAGAACATAGCTCAGCAGTATTCGAGACTGTCATATCATTGGACCATACTTGGATCCTATGCAAG GTGCTTGAGATTTCAAAATGTGCTTTGCACGGCTGAAATTTGT GACATGTTGCAACATAGCAGGCTAGAAACTTTGGTGTTTGTAAGAATCATATCAGAGCTTGAG GTGAATGCTGTATGCCGGCTTCTGAGCTGCCATGCTAGGACACTGTTATCTCTTGAATTTATCCACTGCCAGCTTTATCCTGCAGTCATGGATAAAGTTTGCACTAGTCTTTACCAGCCAGGATCCCAAAACTACAAGATCCAGTCCTTCAGTATTAAATCATCTCGCATAAGTGAAAGCAAGTCTCTAACCACCTCTGCTGGTCTATTAAATTTTCTGTCATGTGCAAA GTCTCTGCAGTTGCTGTCATTTAATGATGCTAAGATGCAGCCATCATTTGCTAAGATAATTATTCGTACTCTCCTTGAAGCTTCCTCCGGTTTACACACGCTTGACATGTCAGAAAACAAT TTTGCAGGCTGGTTTTCTACTGCAGACAGAAGTTCTACAAGTTTATCATCAGCGTTGAAGTCAAACACATCCCTGAACTCCCTGACTGTTCTTAACCTAAG GGGAAACAATTTGCAGGAGGGTGACATGGAGGATGTATGCAAAATTCTAGCAAAGATGTCTAATTTGAGAAATTTAGATATAAGCGACAATCCAATCACTGATGTGGGTATCAG ATACCTTATGCCTTTCCTTGAATTGGCTCTTCAAAGGGGGAATCCACTTCAGAGATTAAGAGCAGAGAACTGTGATTTGTCCAGTATCGGTGTGACTAAACTTCTTGAGTGCCTCACATCGATTAATAAACCACTTGACATGCTGTCTATAGCAGATAATCATCTTGGGAG TTCTGTGGCAGCTACATTAGTGAAATTCCTGGGTTCACATGTAAGGGAGCTAAATGTTGAAGACATCGGCCTAGGACCAATAGGCTTCCAAATACTTGAGGAAGCATTGCCAAGGAAAGTAAATCTCTCCCACATCAACATTAG TAAGAACCGCGGTGGGATGCGTACTGCATACTTCATTTCCAGGCTGATACTGCAAGCACCGAACCTTGTATCAGTCGATGCAGGATCTAACCTTTTACCCCCTGAATCGCTGGAAGTGATATGTAATGCATTGAAGCAAACAACAT GTAACTTGGCGCGACTAGACCTGATGGGCAACCTGCAATTGTCGAGTGCTATCTTTCCTGCAGTCTTCGAGTTCAACAAGCACGGAAAGCCAATCCTGCTTGTTCCGTCGGAGCAAGGTAGCTGTGCACCCTACGATGCCGACCCGTAA
- the LOC123424650 gene encoding uncharacterized protein LOC123424650 isoform X2, with translation MAAAGAKAVPPTLLSLCLQAVAAHLTADAAGSGRSGGCGAHFDGLVQELEEEEEEGGGHLAPEQVAEALPWELLHQLASYLPPFALELLHHGAHVRCCSSASLTDRFGEAGGNRRGTKRSRCEDFNTAWQALFEFRWPLHDNTGHDDLVTLDWQQKYWEKHLQECLDEAAEAASLPSFRGHIGELSMSDKTMSCVYLSENIAQQYSRLSYHWTILGSYARCLRFQNVLCTAEICDMLQHSRLETLVFVRIISELEVNAVCRLLSCHARTLLSLEFIHCQLYPAVMDKVCTSLYQPGSQNYKIQSFSIKSSRISESKSLTTSAGLLNFLSCAKSLQLLSFNDAKMQPSFAKIIIRTLLEASSGLHTLDMSENNFAGWFSTADRSSTSLSSALKSNTSLNSLTVLNLRGNNLQEGDMEDVCKILAKMSNLRNLDISDNPITDVGIRYLMPFLELALQRGNPLQRLRAENCDLSSIGVTKLLECLTSINKPLDMLSIADNHLGSYISEIPGFTCKGAKC, from the exons ATGGCTGCTGCCGGCGCGAAGGCGGTGCCGCCCACCTTGCTGTCGCTGTGCTTGCAGGCGGTCGCCGCGCATCTCACCGCCGACGCGGCAGGCTCGGGTCGATCCGGCGGGTGCGGTGCTCATTTCGACGGGCTCGTCCAGgagctcgaggaggaggaggaggagggtggcggcCACCTCGCGCCGGAGCAGGTCGCGGAGGCGCTGccttgggagcttctccaccagctGGCGTCCTATCTGCCGCCGTTCGCTCTCGAACTGCTCCATCACGGCGCCCATGTCCG ATGCTGCTCTTCTGCTTCACTTACCGATCGGTTCGGAGAGGCCGGCGGCAACAGACGTGGGACGAAACGTTCAAG GTGTGAAGACTTCAACACTGCATGGCAGGCATTGTTCGAATTTCGCTGGCCCCTCCACGATAACACTGGACATGATGACTTGGTTACTCTAGACTGGCAGCAGAAATACTGGGAAAAGCATCTGCAAGA GTGCCTGGATGAAGCTGCAGAGGCCGCGTCGCTTCCTTCATTTCGTGGGCATATTGGTGAGCTAAGTATGTCAG ATAAAACCATGAGTTGCGTTTACCTCAGTGAGAACATAGCTCAGCAGTATTCGAGACTGTCATATCATTGGACCATACTTGGATCCTATGCAAG GTGCTTGAGATTTCAAAATGTGCTTTGCACGGCTGAAATTTGT GACATGTTGCAACATAGCAGGCTAGAAACTTTGGTGTTTGTAAGAATCATATCAGAGCTTGAG GTGAATGCTGTATGCCGGCTTCTGAGCTGCCATGCTAGGACACTGTTATCTCTTGAATTTATCCACTGCCAGCTTTATCCTGCAGTCATGGATAAAGTTTGCACTAGTCTTTACCAGCCAGGATCCCAAAACTACAAGATCCAGTCCTTCAGTATTAAATCATCTCGCATAAGTGAAAGCAAGTCTCTAACCACCTCTGCTGGTCTATTAAATTTTCTGTCATGTGCAAA GTCTCTGCAGTTGCTGTCATTTAATGATGCTAAGATGCAGCCATCATTTGCTAAGATAATTATTCGTACTCTCCTTGAAGCTTCCTCCGGTTTACACACGCTTGACATGTCAGAAAACAAT TTTGCAGGCTGGTTTTCTACTGCAGACAGAAGTTCTACAAGTTTATCATCAGCGTTGAAGTCAAACACATCCCTGAACTCCCTGACTGTTCTTAACCTAAG GGGAAACAATTTGCAGGAGGGTGACATGGAGGATGTATGCAAAATTCTAGCAAAGATGTCTAATTTGAGAAATTTAGATATAAGCGACAATCCAATCACTGATGTGGGTATCAG ATACCTTATGCCTTTCCTTGAATTGGCTCTTCAAAGGGGGAATCCACTTCAGAGATTAAGAGCAGAGAACTGTGATTTGTCCAGTATCGGTGTGACTAAACTTCTTGAGTGCCTCACATCGATTAATAAACCACTTGACATGCTGTCTATAGCAGATAATCATCTTGGGAG CTACATTAGTGAAATTCCTGGGTTCACATGTAAGGGAGCTAAATGTTGA
- the LOC123429410 gene encoding transcription factor bHLH149-like → MAPSTSTTAAAAADERDRKRKRGPGGEEGTEAEAEAERTPRWRTRREHEIYSIKLLDALRLVRAGGVGVAPSPAPAREVRDAADRALAVAARGRSRWSRAILASRRARRVHRVRLHAPAPALAPPRRASPGASSSSSGSRTSSTAPALARKAKELGRLVPGCRKLPFPALLSEASDYIAALEMQVRAMAALAQALSAVSPPP, encoded by the coding sequence ATGGCGCCCTCCACCTCCACTACGGCCGCCGCGGCGGCGGACGAGAGGGACCGCAAGCGCAAGCGCGGAcccggcggcgaggaggggacggaggcggaggcggaggcggagaggACGCCCAGGTGGCGGACGCGGCGGGAGCACGAGATCTACTCCATCAAGCTGCTCGACGCGCTGCGCCTCGTGCGCGCCGGGGGCGTCGGCGTCGCCCCGTCCCCGGCGCCGGCGCGCGAGGTGCGCGACGCGGCCGACCGCGCGCTCGCCGTCGCTGCCCGCGGCCGCTCCCGCTGGAGCCGCGCCATCCTCGCCTCCCGCCGCGCGCGCCGCGTGCACCGCGTGCGCCTCCACGCTCCGGCGCCGGCTCTTGCCCCGCCACGGCGCGCTTCGCCGggcgcgtcctcctcctcctccggctcgagAACCTCCTCGACGGCGCCGGCGCTGGCGAGGAAGGCGAAAGAGTTGGGGAGGCTGGTGCCGGGGTGCCGGAAGCTGCCGTTCCCGGCGCTCCTGTCAGAGGCGTCCGACTACATCGCCGCGCTTGAGATGCAGGTCCGCGCCATGGCCGCGCTCGCGCAGGCCCTCTCCGCCGTCTCCCCGCCGCCGTGA